In the Sulfitobacter sp. S223 genome, one interval contains:
- a CDS encoding ParB N-terminal domain-containing protein, which produces MAKRKRLTPPSFSASEGIPPQLETKSYRGTPPISGIVHDAASVSALEEMSHALREARESGRMVLDVPIAQIQLDHLVRDRVMTDPEELEALVSSLRARGQQQPVEVVSLGPDSYGLISGWRRCLALSQIAAEEGRPAHVLALLRSPQEASDAYLAMVEENEIRVGLSYYERAHIVLRTVEQGVYDSDKSALQSLFQSASRAKRSKIGSFTHIVRALDGALRFPTAMGERAGLTLARRLEDDPALGPRLVALLEAQAPDTAEQERALLEQGLVVAPPAPRQTPEKTAERNHADAPAVDDTLAQAVQPKEQAERTEGGRKVAAAVWMHDNPDGSITLKGPGLTKASRDSLLRWISVNL; this is translated from the coding sequence ATGGCCAAACGCAAACGGCTCACCCCGCCTTCATTCTCAGCCAGTGAGGGTATTCCTCCCCAGTTAGAGACTAAATCCTATCGGGGGACACCTCCCATCAGCGGCATTGTACATGACGCCGCCAGCGTATCGGCGCTGGAGGAAATGTCGCACGCGTTGCGTGAGGCCCGTGAGAGCGGGCGCATGGTGCTGGATGTGCCGATCGCACAGATCCAGCTGGATCATCTGGTGCGTGACAGGGTGATGACGGACCCCGAAGAACTGGAAGCTTTGGTCAGCAGCTTGCGCGCGCGCGGCCAGCAGCAACCGGTCGAGGTCGTTTCCCTCGGGCCGGACAGCTATGGTTTGATTTCAGGGTGGCGGCGCTGTCTGGCGCTGTCACAGATCGCAGCAGAGGAGGGGCGTCCGGCCCATGTGCTTGCGCTGCTGCGCAGCCCTCAAGAAGCCTCTGACGCCTATCTTGCGATGGTGGAAGAGAACGAAATCCGCGTCGGTCTCAGCTATTACGAGCGGGCACATATTGTGCTGCGAACGGTGGAGCAGGGTGTCTATGATAGTGACAAATCGGCCTTGCAGTCTCTATTTCAGAGCGCGAGCCGTGCAAAAAGGTCCAAGATCGGCAGCTTTACCCACATTGTGCGGGCCTTGGATGGGGCGCTGCGGTTCCCAACCGCCATGGGGGAACGTGCGGGCCTGACGCTTGCACGTCGCCTGGAGGATGACCCTGCGTTGGGCCCCCGGTTGGTGGCGTTGCTGGAAGCACAGGCCCCCGATACCGCCGAGCAGGAACGCGCCTTGCTTGAACAGGGCCTTGTGGTCGCGCCGCCAGCCCCCAGACAGACACCTGAAAAAACGGCCGAGCGTAATCACGCGGATGCGCCTGCCGTTGACGATACTCTCGCGCAGGCGGTTCAGCCAAAGGAACAAGCCGAGCGGACAGAGGGCGGGCGAAAGGTGGCAGCCGCGGTCTGGATGCACGACAATCCTGACGGTAGCATCACTCTGAAAGGTCCGGGTCTGACCAAGGCCAGCCGCGATAGCCTGTTGCGCTGGATATCCGTCAATTTGTAA
- a CDS encoding AAA family ATPase produces the protein MTSPARTPPYFTIDPDQARDALADTTTTHDFHNIAQACARGRDDLVGRGLQMDGSRQLRRFSTWEITRYLIPVAQGHFRRVLKQNPDLPQGMSETESGAKWFTLDEVLRLRAHFAAEGSKAKNYLPYRPEGLPAKMVAVANFKGGVGKTSTAAHLAMSAALDGYRVLVIDLDSQGSMTSIFGGQVADEWQTVFPLIARHYAQHLRSDNQRRIDRGDPPIPVDETLTEALGVRAPDLIQNTHWPNIDLIGAQLDLYWAEFQVPVWRMQARGWKLWDALSDTLAADGVLDSYDVIFIDTPPALGYLTINGLTASDILLVPLGASFLEFDSTGRFFDMLHTTFKSIEDGENIAARALGREELSFEWDAVRAVITRYDGAQQAELGALMQTYLGETLSPHRQGFTALIGQAGEQVRGIYEADYRDFNRETYARGRETFDETYAAFKALLIGAWARDAEAAGQAAK, from the coding sequence ATGACCTCCCCCGCAAGGACGCCCCCCTATTTCACCATAGATCCCGATCAAGCGCGTGATGCCCTGGCCGATACAACGACAACACATGACTTTCACAACATTGCCCAAGCCTGCGCCCGCGGGCGCGACGATCTGGTCGGCCGCGGGCTTCAGATGGATGGCAGCCGACAGTTGCGACGATTTTCTACTTGGGAAATTACCCGCTATCTGATCCCCGTCGCACAGGGTCACTTCCGCCGCGTTCTCAAACAGAACCCCGACCTGCCACAAGGGATGTCAGAGACCGAAAGCGGCGCGAAATGGTTTACCCTCGATGAGGTGTTGCGTCTGCGCGCCCATTTCGCCGCAGAAGGTTCCAAGGCCAAGAACTACCTGCCCTACCGCCCCGAGGGCCTGCCGGCAAAGATGGTCGCCGTGGCCAACTTCAAAGGCGGGGTCGGCAAGACATCTACCGCGGCGCATCTGGCGATGTCCGCCGCGCTTGACGGCTACCGCGTGCTGGTGATCGACCTCGACAGTCAGGGATCAATGACCTCCATCTTTGGCGGACAGGTCGCGGACGAATGGCAAACTGTTTTCCCGCTGATCGCCCGCCACTACGCCCAACATCTGCGCAGCGACAACCAACGCCGTATTGACCGCGGTGATCCGCCCATCCCCGTGGACGAAACCCTGACCGAAGCTCTCGGGGTGCGCGCGCCTGACCTCATCCAGAACACCCACTGGCCGAACATCGATCTGATCGGCGCGCAGCTTGATTTGTATTGGGCCGAATTCCAGGTGCCGGTGTGGCGGATGCAGGCACGTGGCTGGAAACTATGGGATGCGCTCAGTGATACGCTGGCCGCTGACGGCGTGCTCGATAGCTATGACGTGATCTTCATCGATACCCCCCCTGCCCTGGGCTACCTGACGATCAACGGGCTCACCGCCTCGGATATCTTGCTGGTCCCGCTGGGGGCGTCGTTTCTTGAATTCGACAGCACGGGCCGGTTCTTTGACATGCTGCACACCACGTTCAAATCCATCGAAGACGGCGAGAACATCGCAGCACGCGCGCTGGGGCGCGAAGAGCTGTCGTTCGAATGGGATGCCGTCAGGGCTGTCATCACACGATATGACGGGGCGCAGCAGGCCGAACTGGGGGCATTGATGCAAACCTATCTCGGCGAAACCCTATCCCCGCATCGGCAGGGGTTCACTGCGCTGATCGGTCAGGCCGGCGAACAGGTGCGCGGTATCTACGAAGCCGATTACCGCGACTTCAACCGCGAGACCTACGCAAGGGGCCGCGAAACATTTGACGAAACCTATGCTGCCTTCAAGGCGCTGCTGATCGGGGCTTGGGCGCGCGATGCCGAAGCCGCAGGGCAGGCGGCCAAGTAA
- a CDS encoding replication initiator protein A: MQQPSVGVGPPTADFFVCDFFGASPKNDLGTMEHPIFSLSTRPDRRILSYTHNDTFVEVTPSVKGRATIHDKDILIYCVSQLMAAVNAGKPISRVLHLKAHDLLMATHRDTSGDAYARLREAFERLSGTRITTNITTGGVETTSGFGLIEAWEIVRRARAGRMINLTVTLSEWLFRAVLDKSVLTLNRDYFRLRKPLERRVYELVRKHCGRQAEWVVSVSVLHKKAGSAAPLRVFRAAVRRMIQDGNLPDYQMSERAGDLICFGRIAVIEPSLRAPVLMTQTLETARALAPGDDIYALEAEWRQWWAETGAPKLGSADKAFLGWVHARQARS, encoded by the coding sequence ATGCAACAACCCAGTGTCGGGGTGGGGCCCCCAACGGCGGATTTTTTCGTCTGCGATTTCTTTGGGGCCAGTCCAAAAAATGATCTGGGCACAATGGAGCATCCGATCTTTTCCCTGTCCACGCGACCGGACCGGCGGATCCTGAGCTATACCCATAATGATACGTTCGTAGAGGTCACGCCCAGTGTGAAAGGACGTGCGACAATCCACGACAAGGACATTCTGATTTATTGTGTCAGCCAGTTGATGGCGGCGGTGAATGCGGGCAAGCCGATCAGCCGCGTGCTGCATCTCAAGGCGCATGATCTTTTGATGGCGACGCACAGGGATACGAGCGGCGATGCCTATGCGCGCCTGCGCGAAGCCTTCGAGCGGTTGTCGGGAACGCGCATTACCACCAACATCACCACCGGAGGTGTCGAGACCACCAGCGGTTTTGGTTTGATCGAAGCCTGGGAAATTGTGCGCCGCGCGCGGGCGGGCAGGATGATCAACCTTACTGTCACTCTGAGCGAGTGGCTGTTCAGGGCGGTCTTGGATAAATCGGTGCTGACGCTGAACCGTGATTATTTCCGGTTGCGTAAACCGCTGGAGCGGCGGGTCTATGAACTGGTGCGCAAGCATTGCGGACGTCAGGCGGAATGGGTGGTCTCTGTATCGGTCTTGCACAAGAAGGCAGGCTCGGCCGCGCCATTGCGGGTGTTTCGGGCGGCTGTGCGGCGGATGATCCAAGATGGCAATCTGCCCGACTACCAGATGTCCGAGCGTGCGGGTGATCTGATTTGTTTCGGACGCATCGCCGTGATCGAGCCGTCCTTGCGTGCGCCGGTTCTGATGACACAGACGCTTGAGACCGCGCGCGCGCTGGCACCGGGCGACGACATCTATGCGCTGGAGGCCGAATGGCGCCAGTGGTGGGCCGAGACGGGCGCGCCGAAACTGGGATCTGCGGACAAGGCATTCCTGGGATGGGTTCATGCACGACAAGCCCGTTCCTGA
- a CDS encoding glycosyltransferase: MSTGEDPALRPRNPWSRARHVLALLAAGDAQGAARHLEMIRHHPALPPAAFAIYADKVKAALDAAGRPQPLDTPSAYTGGYDARLRQPFRQVQAGVLPARPYPAGMVLPPRAGAQNDTEFLRRAATRGYYGSGQPLGVTVFVAADATTDVAAIATALMGQAEGGDICLTVAGADVSEDLSLPQALSPRIVRAPFLSAQAQAVMAQTLEDTKSDITIFLSGEVVLDDGFLARAWYLARVSDKVVQALVPLEDAAGLQPLTSWRLEHEIATSDFPYRALGGLSFVVATALIRAVGLPDARFSSLCLAAREIGWRMFQRGAYFAPLAVPVLKPARDSAADAADQALYVGLCPNPLDRPADGTFQRPRVDIYIPTYNAVSYIRRAIDSVLEQDVRDLQVCVADDNSTDGTYALVQEHYADNPQVRVQTGPNGGIGHASNRGIAMGSAPYIGQLDADDCLKPGAVGRLMAWLDAHPETACVYGACERIDAQGGYIKNEFNWPVFTREKMMVTSIAHHFRMFRRAAFARTTQFREDIANAVDYDLLLKLTETGDFHHIDEILYQRRWHGENTSDVNETLQTTNTHIAQNDALHRLGLDRFWDLHIADPELPRQVGYRRRTGVRGVVFWPAPAQDDPSYHLRYGALVESVDICTGTVDAALEQLASFETPSDLTFHLHGLSSVLGEITDAAAAQTAIDTFVHTAETFVAGGGRFVWTVGQRTSFSELETQLATRLAHLACCVHVDSAAVLKAARAVFDIPPSKVCILSQGHYIGCYPDFVTRTQARAQLDLAQSDDVILLAHLPQEEGALKETEELRLALRALLEARPQVVLVLAGSGQGTLAQQLSDALPPLQQGRVRSMARPVDEMEMQVFMRAADVALCAAAPGPALVALGFGVPVVAPATGPMEELFAGAAAGALYDPSRGGNALVRALGDALDAKHTGAAEQMGKAARALAQACPWPDFTPVLTAKG; encoded by the coding sequence ATGAGCACAGGGGAAGACCCCGCCCTTAGACCGCGCAATCCTTGGTCGCGGGCGCGTCATGTGCTGGCGCTTTTGGCGGCGGGTGATGCACAGGGGGCGGCGCGCCATCTGGAAATGATCCGCCATCACCCCGCGTTGCCGCCTGCGGCTTTTGCAATCTATGCCGATAAGGTGAAGGCCGCGCTGGATGCGGCGGGTCGGCCGCAACCGCTTGATACACCCAGTGCCTATACAGGGGGGTATGACGCGCGCCTTCGACAGCCGTTCCGGCAGGTGCAGGCCGGAGTACTACCGGCGCGGCCCTACCCGGCAGGCATGGTTCTGCCGCCACGGGCTGGCGCGCAGAATGACACAGAGTTTTTGCGTCGCGCAGCTACGCGCGGATACTATGGCAGCGGACAGCCGCTTGGGGTGACTGTCTTTGTTGCGGCGGATGCCACGACGGATGTGGCCGCTATTGCCACTGCCTTGATGGGGCAGGCGGAAGGGGGGGATATCTGCCTGACGGTAGCGGGGGCGGATGTTTCAGAAGACCTGTCGTTGCCGCAGGCGCTGTCCCCGCGCATCGTGCGTGCGCCTTTTCTGAGTGCGCAGGCTCAGGCGGTGATGGCACAGACGCTGGAGGACACCAAGAGCGACATAACGATTTTCTTGTCCGGAGAGGTCGTGCTGGATGACGGGTTTCTGGCGCGGGCCTGGTATCTGGCGCGGGTAAGCGACAAGGTTGTTCAGGCGCTGGTGCCTTTGGAAGACGCCGCCGGCCTGCAACCACTCACCAGCTGGCGTCTTGAACACGAAATCGCCACCTCGGATTTTCCGTATCGCGCGCTGGGGGGGCTGAGCTTTGTGGTCGCTACGGCGCTGATCCGTGCCGTGGGATTGCCTGACGCGCGTTTTTCCAGCCTTTGTCTGGCGGCGCGGGAAATCGGCTGGCGGATGTTTCAGAGGGGGGCTTATTTTGCACCGCTTGCGGTTCCGGTGTTGAAGCCTGCGCGCGACAGTGCTGCTGATGCCGCCGATCAGGCCCTTTATGTGGGGCTGTGTCCCAATCCACTGGACCGTCCGGCGGACGGCACGTTTCAGCGCCCGCGTGTGGATATCTATATCCCCACCTATAACGCTGTCTCCTATATCCGCCGCGCCATCGACAGTGTGCTTGAGCAGGATGTGCGTGATTTGCAGGTCTGTGTCGCGGATGACAATTCGACCGATGGGACATATGCGCTGGTGCAGGAACACTATGCGGACAATCCGCAAGTGCGGGTACAGACCGGACCCAACGGCGGGATCGGCCATGCCTCCAACCGTGGCATAGCAATGGGCAGCGCGCCCTATATCGGGCAACTGGATGCGGATGACTGTCTTAAGCCGGGGGCGGTTGGCCGGTTGATGGCATGGCTTGATGCGCATCCCGAGACCGCCTGCGTCTACGGCGCGTGCGAAAGGATCGATGCGCAGGGGGGCTACATCAAGAACGAGTTCAACTGGCCGGTGTTCACCCGCGAGAAGATGATGGTCACCTCCATCGCGCATCACTTCCGTATGTTTCGCCGCGCGGCGTTTGCCCGCACCACGCAGTTCCGCGAGGATATCGCGAATGCCGTAGACTATGACCTGCTGCTCAAGCTGACCGAGACGGGTGATTTCCACCATATCGATGAAATCCTGTACCAGCGGCGCTGGCACGGTGAAAACACGTCGGATGTGAACGAGACGTTACAAACCACCAATACGCATATCGCCCAGAATGACGCCTTGCACCGATTGGGGCTTGATCGGTTCTGGGACCTTCACATCGCCGACCCGGAGCTGCCCCGTCAGGTGGGGTACCGGCGCAGGACCGGGGTTAGGGGGGTGGTGTTCTGGCCTGCGCCCGCACAGGATGACCCCTCGTATCACCTGCGCTATGGCGCATTGGTCGAGAGTGTCGACATCTGCACCGGCACCGTGGATGCGGCCCTTGAGCAGCTTGCAAGCTTTGAGACCCCTTCGGACCTGACCTTTCACTTGCACGGGCTGTCATCCGTGTTGGGGGAGATCACGGATGCAGCGGCCGCTCAGACGGCGATTGATACCTTTGTGCATACAGCAGAGACGTTCGTTGCAGGCGGCGGGCGGTTCGTCTGGACCGTGGGGCAACGTACCAGTTTCTCAGAGCTTGAGACACAGCTGGCTACGCGGTTGGCGCACCTGGCCTGCTGTGTGCATGTCGACAGTGCAGCGGTGCTGAAGGCCGCCCGGGCGGTTTTCGACATTCCCCCGTCCAAGGTCTGCATTTTGTCGCAGGGCCATTACATCGGCTGCTACCCCGATTTTGTCACGCGCACCCAAGCACGCGCGCAACTGGATTTAGCGCAGAGTGACGATGTGATCCTTCTGGCGCATCTGCCGCAGGAAGAGGGAGCTTTGAAAGAAACAGAAGAGCTGCGCCTTGCCCTAAGGGCGCTGCTGGAGGCGCGCCCACAGGTTGTGCTGGTTCTGGCCGGAAGCGGGCAGGGGACCCTTGCACAGCAGCTGTCCGACGCTTTGCCGCCACTGCAACAAGGGCGGGTGCGCAGCATGGCGCGTCCCGTCGACGAAATGGAGATGCAGGTGTTCATGCGGGCGGCGGATGTCGCGCTGTGCGCCGCTGCGCCCGGGCCTGCGCTTGTTGCGCTTGGGTTTGGTGTGCCGGTTGTCGCGCCGGCAACCGGCCCGATGGAGGAGCTGTTTGCTGGTGCTGCGGCGGGCGCGCTTTATGATCCATCGCGCGGCGGCAATGCGCTGGTCCGTGCGCTTGGTGATGCGTTGGATGCCAAGCATACGGGCGCGGCCGAACAGATGGGCAAGGCTGCGCGCGCGCTTGCACAGGCCTGTCCGTGGCCGGATTTCACGCCGGTTCTGACCGCGAAGGGATAG
- a CDS encoding ABC transporter ATP-binding protein has translation MIRLKNVSKTFHLKGNHKTIANNMTMNFPQGKSIALLGRNGAGKSSLLLMIAGAIQPDSGTIEIDGTISWPVGFMGSFHRDLTGAQNARFLARVYGVDTDELLAFVEDFSELGNHFYQPVHTYSSGMRSRLGFACSMGIHFDWYLVDEVTAVGDAAFKEKSEMIFRERMENSSAVFVSHSLGSVRRVCNAAIVLEKGSARYYRDIEEGIERHERNMRLAHPG, from the coding sequence ATGATCCGGCTGAAAAATGTCAGCAAGACCTTTCACCTAAAGGGCAACCACAAGACAATCGCCAACAATATGACGATGAATTTTCCGCAAGGGAAATCCATCGCATTGCTGGGGCGCAACGGGGCGGGCAAATCCAGTCTGCTGTTGATGATCGCAGGGGCCATCCAGCCCGACAGCGGGACGATCGAAATAGATGGCACCATCTCCTGGCCTGTCGGCTTCATGGGCAGCTTTCACCGCGATCTGACCGGCGCGCAGAACGCGCGTTTTCTGGCGCGTGTCTACGGTGTGGACACGGACGAACTCCTCGCGTTTGTCGAAGACTTCTCGGAGCTGGGCAATCACTTCTACCAACCTGTGCACACCTATTCCTCAGGGATGCGGTCACGTCTGGGGTTTGCCTGTTCCATGGGCATCCATTTTGACTGGTATCTGGTGGATGAGGTAACGGCGGTGGGCGATGCTGCGTTCAAAGAGAAAAGCGAGATGATCTTCAGGGAGCGGATGGAAAACAGCAGTGCTGTTTTTGTCAGCCACTCTCTGGGCAGCGTCAGGCGCGTCTGCAATGCGGCCATCGTGCTGGAAAAAGGCAGTGCGCGCTATTACCGCGATATCGAAGAAGGCATCGAGCGGCACGAACGTAACATGCGTCTGGCGCATCCCGGCTAA
- a CDS encoding sugar transporter — MKLRHYMMIISFVLVVAAPVTGSAWYLYTLAADQYASKVGFTVRREEVGSAMELLGGLTSLSSASSSDTDILYEFIQSQELVRAIDQKMDLEKIYSSPKRDVIYRLAPGASIEDKVDYWADMVRLTYAAGTGLIEIEVRAFNPQDAHDIAQELFDQSSAMINNLSNVARSDATRYARDELDQGVERLKKARQALTLFRNETQIVDPMADIAGRMGLLSSLQTQLAEALIDADLQEGVNDPRIAQTRRRIEVIERRIQGERQQLGARTPTGSQGSLDTNKEVYADLIGTFESLSVDLEFAEKAYLSSLSAYDSAVAEARRQSRYLAAYLRPTMPETPRYPDRILTLAVIALLLSGIWILAVLIAYSIKDRR; from the coding sequence ATGAAATTACGCCATTACATGATGATCATCAGCTTTGTGCTGGTTGTCGCCGCCCCCGTCACCGGTTCGGCGTGGTATCTGTATACGCTGGCAGCTGATCAATATGCTTCAAAAGTCGGCTTTACCGTGCGCCGCGAAGAAGTCGGCTCCGCGATGGAGCTTCTCGGAGGGCTGACCAGCCTGTCCTCGGCCAGCTCCTCGGATACCGACATTCTGTATGAGTTCATCCAAAGCCAGGAGCTGGTGCGCGCCATTGACCAGAAGATGGACCTTGAAAAGATCTATAGCTCCCCCAAACGGGACGTGATCTATCGGCTGGCCCCGGGTGCCAGCATCGAGGACAAGGTTGATTACTGGGCAGATATGGTCCGGCTCACCTACGCCGCAGGCACCGGTCTGATCGAGATCGAAGTGCGCGCCTTCAATCCACAAGATGCACATGACATCGCCCAGGAACTGTTCGACCAGTCCAGTGCCATGATCAACAATCTGTCCAACGTCGCGCGCAGCGATGCGACCCGCTATGCCCGCGACGAACTGGACCAAGGGGTCGAGCGGCTCAAAAAGGCACGGCAGGCCCTGACCCTGTTTCGCAACGAAACCCAGATTGTCGACCCGATGGCAGATATCGCAGGTCGGATGGGCCTGTTGAGCTCTCTGCAAACCCAGCTTGCAGAAGCCTTGATCGACGCGGACCTGCAAGAAGGCGTGAACGATCCGCGCATTGCACAAACACGGCGCCGCATCGAAGTGATCGAGCGCCGCATTCAGGGAGAGCGGCAACAACTTGGCGCGCGCACCCCCACGGGAAGCCAGGGCTCGCTAGATACCAACAAGGAAGTCTATGCCGATCTGATCGGCACGTTCGAAAGCCTGTCGGTCGATCTGGAGTTTGCAGAGAAAGCATATTTGTCTTCCCTCTCCGCCTACGATTCCGCCGTGGCCGAGGCCCGTCGGCAAAGCCGTTATCTGGCCGCCTATTTGCGTCCCACCATGCCCGAAACCCCGCGCTATCCCGACCGGATCCTGACACTCGCCGTCATTGCCCTGCTTTTGTCAGGGATATGGATATTGGCCGTTTTGATTGCCTATAGCATCAAGGACCGGCGCTAG
- a CDS encoding ABC transporter permease, with protein sequence MPFPAAQTPGQPRFRAARSIAALVLREMTTKYGRSPGGYLWVVVEPVAGIALLSMLFMLISRTPPLGTNFPIFYATGVLPFTMYVTLSNNIATAVTFSRPLLAYPAVSFMDAVLARFLLTTVTHLLVMALVLAGIIALYDLKLVLHWPSIFKSVLMVLGIAFAIGVMNCFLFLRFPVWQNFWNVLNRPMFLISGIIFIPERLPKEALPYLSWNPVMHAVGMMRRGFYPTYDALYIDVVFVATFCLVTGVIGLWFLVRYHKDLALL encoded by the coding sequence ATGCCCTTTCCTGCTGCCCAGACCCCAGGCCAGCCGCGCTTTCGGGCGGCCCGGTCCATCGCGGCCTTGGTTCTACGCGAAATGACGACCAAATATGGCCGCTCTCCGGGGGGGTATCTTTGGGTTGTTGTGGAGCCTGTGGCGGGGATCGCCCTGCTGTCGATGTTGTTCATGCTGATTTCACGGACGCCGCCACTGGGGACGAATTTTCCGATATTCTATGCGACCGGGGTCTTGCCGTTTACGATGTATGTGACCCTGAGCAACAATATTGCGACGGCAGTGACCTTTTCCAGACCGCTGCTGGCCTATCCTGCGGTCAGCTTCATGGATGCCGTGCTGGCGCGGTTTTTGCTGACGACTGTCACACATCTTTTGGTCATGGCGTTGGTGCTGGCGGGGATCATCGCGTTGTATGATCTGAAGCTGGTCCTGCACTGGCCTTCTATTTTCAAGTCGGTTCTGATGGTGCTTGGAATAGCGTTTGCCATTGGCGTCATGAACTGTTTCCTGTTCCTCCGCTTTCCGGTGTGGCAGAACTTCTGGAATGTTTTGAACAGACCTATGTTTTTGATTTCAGGTATTATCTTCATTCCTGAAAGGCTTCCGAAAGAAGCGCTCCCTTATCTGAGCTGGAACCCTGTCATGCATGCGGTAGGGATGATGCGCCGCGGGTTTTATCCGACCTATGATGCGCTTTATATCGACGTCGTCTTTGTCGCGACTTTTTGTTTGGTCACGGGCGTTATCGGTTTGTGGTTCCTGGTTCGCTATCACAAGGACCTGGCTCTGCTCTGA
- the gmd gene encoding GDP-mannose 4,6-dehydratase — translation MKKAFITGTTGQDGSYLVEFLLDKGYEVHGLKRRASSFNTQRLDHLVEDIHDKPNFRLHYGDLTDSSNLTRLLSDIQPDEIYNLGAQSHVAVSFEVPEYTADVDAIGTLRLLEAMRFLGMEKTCRFYQASTSELYGLVRETPQRETTPFHPRSPYGVAKLYAYWIAVNYREAYGMYACNGILFNHESPRRGETFVTRKITRGLANIAQGLDTCVYMGNIDALRDWGHAKDYVRMQWMMLQQDAPDDFVIATGVQHSVREFITWAAADLGITLAFEGSGVEEKAVVEQVTGDDAPGVKPGQVIMKIDPRYFRPAEVETLLGDPTKAKEKLGWVPEITAREMCAEMVASDLKNARSHALLEKYGFDSATGQGE, via the coding sequence ATGAAAAAAGCGTTTATCACAGGCACAACGGGTCAGGATGGATCCTATCTCGTGGAGTTTTTGCTCGATAAGGGATATGAGGTGCACGGCCTCAAACGGAGGGCGTCTTCGTTCAATACCCAGCGGTTGGATCATTTGGTTGAAGACATCCACGACAAGCCCAATTTCCGTCTGCATTACGGTGACTTGACCGACAGCTCCAACCTGACGCGGTTGTTGTCCGACATCCAGCCGGACGAGATTTACAATCTGGGGGCTCAAAGCCACGTCGCTGTCAGCTTTGAGGTGCCTGAATATACCGCTGATGTGGATGCGATCGGTACGTTGCGCCTGCTGGAAGCAATGCGCTTTTTGGGAATGGAAAAAACCTGCCGGTTTTATCAGGCTTCCACCTCTGAACTCTATGGTCTTGTGCGCGAAACGCCCCAGCGTGAAACGACGCCGTTTCACCCGCGCTCTCCCTATGGGGTGGCCAAGCTTTATGCCTACTGGATTGCTGTGAATTACCGCGAAGCCTACGGCATGTATGCGTGCAACGGAATCTTGTTCAACCACGAGAGCCCGCGGCGCGGCGAGACCTTTGTGACGCGCAAGATCACACGCGGTCTGGCCAATATCGCACAGGGGCTCGATACTTGTGTGTATATGGGCAACATCGACGCTCTGCGCGACTGGGGCCATGCAAAAGACTATGTGCGGATGCAGTGGATGATGCTGCAACAGGACGCGCCGGATGATTTTGTGATTGCGACCGGCGTCCAGCATTCGGTGCGCGAGTTCATCACTTGGGCGGCGGCTGATCTGGGCATCACTCTGGCCTTTGAGGGCAGTGGCGTGGAAGAGAAAGCTGTGGTCGAGCAGGTAACCGGAGACGATGCACCCGGCGTAAAGCCCGGTCAGGTGATCATGAAAATCGATCCGCGCTATTTCCGCCCCGCCGAGGTGGAAACACTGTTGGGCGATCCGACCAAGGCCAAGGAAAAACTGGGGTGGGTGCCCGAAATCACGGCGCGTGAGATGTGCGCCGAGATGGTGGCGAGCGATCTTAAAAATGCGCGCAGCCACGCGCTGCTTGAAAAATACGGTTTTGACAGCGCTACGGGTCAAGGCGAATGA